GCCCTTGGCCAGGAGTTCATTGACCAGCGGCGGGGCGCCGTACTTGGCCGAGACGTCGTCGGCCAGGTGCCCGCCGGTCTTGCTGTTGTAATAGGCCTGCAGGATCACCCAGCTCTTGTCGACGGGCGAGCCGGCGACGGCCAGCGTCTTGCCCTTGAGGTCCTCGACCTTGGTGATGCCGCTGTCGGGCGCGGTCATCAGGCCGCCCACGGCCAGCGAGTGCGGTACCATGGTGACCATGTTGCCCTGGGCGCGCTGGAGCGACACCCAGACGAAATCCGAAAGGATCACGTCGACGGCGCCCGATTGCAGGGCGATCTGCCCGGCCTTGCTGTCGGCGACGTTGCGGACCTCGAGTTCGAGATTGTTCTTCTTGTCGAGGCCAAGCTTCTGCATGGCGGCCAGTTCCCAGCCCACCGTGCCGCTTTCTTGGACACCGATTACGATCTTGTTGGCTTCCTGGGCGAAGCCCGCCGAAACGCTGGCTGCCATCAGGGCGGCACCCGCCAGCAGGGTTGTCAGAAGCTTGTGCATGTTCCTCACCCGTGCGCGTTTTTCCTTTTGGCGCAAAGCGCTAGCATCGCGACTTATTAGGCATGACTATGTTCAGTATTGCCGGACACGTCATTGCGCCACTAGGTCGCGATCGTATCTTGCCCCGTGTTGTCAAGAAAGCTTCTAGCGGCCGAACTGGCCTGTCTTTGGGGGAAGGAAATATCTATGGGTCCTATCGTAAAATCCTTGGCTATCGCTGCTGCCACCACCCTGGCGCTCGCTTCGCCCGTATTTGCCGAGGGTAACCTGGCCGCCAACGGCACCAACCTGCCCGAACTCAAGATCGATACCGAGAAGCTGGCCTTCTCGGAGACCGAGTACCAGCTCGAAACCGGCAAGTACTACCGCCTCGACATCACCAGCGATGGTGGCGAGGAAATGGCGCTGGTGTTCCCGGAGCTGGTGCGCAATTCGTGGAT
The sequence above is a segment of the Paradevosia shaoguanensis genome. Coding sequences within it:
- a CDS encoding ABC transporter substrate-binding protein, whose amino-acid sequence is MHKLLTTLLAGAALMAASVSAGFAQEANKIVIGVQESGTVGWELAAMQKLGLDKKNNLELEVRNVADSKAGQIALQSGAVDVILSDFVWVSLQRAQGNMVTMVPHSLAVGGLMTAPDSGITKVEDLKGKTLAVAGSPVDKSWVILQAYYNSKTGGHLADDVSAKYGAPPLVNELLAKGEAPAALNNWNWNARAKVDGKVEVISVADMLKDLGVSEQPPLLGWTFTDQTGTDKAASIKAFLDASFDTKAALLTDDAVWNDIRDLTGAKDNDALFEQIKNDYRAGIVQHYDPSKMQAAEQSFELMAKFGGKDVVGDQTKLSDGTFWKGYSK